The DNA region CGCGCCGACGACCTTCCAGCTCGCGGCCTTCGCCACGCGCGCGAACTCGCGGCTGCCCAGCAGGCCAGCCTCCTCGCCCGTGAAGGCGACGAAGACGACCGTCGCCGGCAGCGGGTGCTTCGCCAGGACGCGCGCCGTCTCCAGCAGCATCGACGTCCCGCTCGTGTTGTCGTCCGCGCCCGGCCCCTCGGCCCGCGAGTCGAAGTGGCTGCCCACGACGTAGACCAGCTCCGGATGCTCGGTGCCGCGCAGCGTCGCGACGACGTTGGCGGTGGGCGGCGCGTTGCGCGGCGTGAACTCCTGGAACGCCGGCTCGTAGCCCCACGCGCGGAACGCGTCGGCGATCCACTGGCGCGCCGGCGCGTTGCCCGGCCGCGTGACGTGCTTCGACCCGAAGTCGAACAGCGCCTTCTGGTAGCCGTACAGCCGCTCGATCGAGACGCTGTCGGTCGCGCGCCGCACGGCGTCGCGGATGGGCGCGAACTGCCGCGCCGTGCGCTCGCGCAGCGCCTCCTCGGCGGCGAGCTGCCGCTCCACGCGCGCCAGCACGTCGGCCGTCGTCACCTCGCGCCGGCGGTCCAGCAGGTAGACGCTCCGCTCGGGCGACACGGTGTCGCCGTCGCGCTCGGCCACGATCAGCAGGCGCGCGCCGTCGGGCGTCGGCGCCCACTCGTACTCCGGCGCGATGGTGCGCACGGTGTTGTTGTGGAACAGCTTCGTCGCGGTGCCCGTGCGCACGTCGTACGCGTACGAGCGGCGGTGGCGCGGCTCGCCCTTCACGGCCAGCACGGTGGCGCTGTCGAGCCAGCGCGGCACGCGGTCGTGCTGCAGCTCGCGCGTCAGGCGGCGCTCGGTCGTGCTGTCGCCGCTCGCGTCCAGCACGAACAGCTCCCAGTCCTGCGCCGGCATCGCCGCGAACGCGAGGCGCCGCCCGTCGGGCGAGAGCACGGGCGTCTCGAGGCTGTCGGTCGTCCGCTTCACCGTCGCCGGCTCACCCGCGCGGTCCAGCGCGCGATCGAGACGCAGCAGGCGCACGCCGAACTCGCGCCCGTCGCGCACCAGCCAGGTGAGGGCCGAGCCGTTGCCGGCGACGTGCGGCTGCAGGCCGGGGAAGGCGCGCACGTCGCCGCTGCCCGCGTCGACGACCGCGAACGACGGCGTGCGGCCGCCGGCGCCGGTCACCAGCAGGTGCCGTCCGCCCGGCGCCAGCGCGAGCTCGCTGCCCGACACCTTCGCACGCGTGAACGGCGCGAGCGCGCCACCGTCGCGGCTCACGAACACGCTCGTGTCGGCGCCGTTCGCCGCGCGCCCGAGCACGAACAGCGTCGCGCCGTCGGCGCCGAACGCGAGCGCGCGCTTCGCGATCCCCTCGCCGGCCACCACGCGCTCGGCGCCGCCGGCGAGGTCGCGCACGACGAGCGTCGCGAGGCGTCCCTCCAGCTCCTGGGCGCGCAGCTGCGCGCCGCGCGCGCCCTCGCGGTCGCCGGCCGCCAGCAGCCGCGAGGCCTCGGCGCGCGCCTCGCGCAGCTCGGGTGCGTCGGGCACGCGCAGGAACGCCGCGCGCGCGCCGTCGGGCGAGAGCGCCACGCCGCCCGCCGCGATCGTGGCCACCGGCGGCGTGCCCCCTTCCAGCCGCACGATCTGCGTCCGCGTGGCCGCGCCGGTGCCGGTCTCCCACAGCGCCAGCCGGCCGTCGGCGCTCACGCGCGCGGCGCGCCCGTCGGCCGCCAGCGAGTCCACGCGATAGCGCTCGCCAGTGAGCGTGGCGATCGCGGCGCGCTGGCGGTCGGCGCTCGGGCCGCGCAGCACGTCGCGCAGCAGCCGCAGCGCGCGCGGGTACTCGCCGCGCTCCCACGCCACGGTGGCGTCGTCGAGGGCGGGCTGCGCGTGCGCCGCGCTCCCGACCGACGCGAGGGCGGACACGACGACGAGCGCGAGGGCGGCGCGGGACGGACGGGGCATGAGGGCGGCGTGGGCGGGAAGGGAGGCGCGGCCTCCTAACATGCGCCGCGTCGCGCGGCGTTCCAAGCCGCTGCGGCGCGCGCCGCGCGGCGCGTGTATCATGGCGCGTCCCCCACTCGCCGCATGACGACCCTCTACCGACCGGACGGCACCCTGGTGGTGCGCGCGCACGACGTCGCCTGGCTCTGGATCGCGGGTGCGCTGCTCGTCGGCGCCGTGCTGCTGCTGTCGCTGCCGCTCGCGCCGCCGATGAAGGGCTCGCCCATCCTGGGCGCGGGCGCGATGACGCTCGTCGCCGTCGCCGCGCTGGCCGCCTACGAGGACCGGGTGGCGGAGTTCCGGACGGCGGAGCAGCGCGTGCACTGGTCGCGGCGCACGCTCTTCCGTCGGGAGCAGGGCACGCTGCGGTACGAGGGGATCACGGCGGTGGAGCTGGTCGAGCGCCGCGGCCGCACGGCGACCTACGGGCTGGTGCTGCACACCGGCGGGCGGCGGTTCGCGCTCCACGGCAGCACCACGAGCCGGCGTGCGCGCTACGAGGCGGCGGGCGGCGCGGTGGCCGCGGCGCTGAGCGACGACGCGCGGGAGGTGCCGTTCCTCGGCTGAGCGCGTGCCGGACGGCGCGTCAGCGCACCCAGCGCACCAGCGGCCCCGCGTCGCCCGAGAGCACGAGTGTGTCGCCGCTGACGGCATGGCGGCGCGTGGCCTCCAGCGCGCGCAGCACGGCGGACTCCTGCCGCGTCGCCGCGTCGTCGATGCAGGCGCGCCGGGTGGAGACGAGCGGCCCGATGCGCAGCGACGCGCCGTCGCGCACGTACGGGCCGCCGAAGCGGTTGCAGCCGCCGTCGCCGACCGCGCGCCCGCTGTCGGACTGGAAGCGGAGGCGCACCGCGGCCGGCCCCACGAGCGCGGGCCGCCCCGCGACGTCGAGCAGCCGCCAGTCGACGTCCTCGATCGGAGCGGCCGAGCTGCCGGTGGCGGCGGTGACGCAGGCGGCGAGGGCGAGCGGGAGGACGGCCGTCGCGACGCGGGTCGACATGCGAGCGCCGGTGGAGGAGCGAGTCACGCGTGGCCCGCCGCGACGCGGTCCAGCAGCCACGTCGTGCGCGCGCGGCCACGTACGCGGGCCACGGGCAGCGTCTCGCGCGCATCGGCGTCGCCGCGGAGCGCGTGCGCGACCGCGTCGCGCTTCTCGGCCCCGCCGGCGAGCACCAGCACCGTGCGCGCGCGCGAGAGTGCCGGGAGGGTGAGCGTCAGCCGGTCGCGCGGCGCGTACGTCGCGGGCGCGCAGACGTCGAGCACCCAGCGCGTCGTCTCGTCGAGCGCCGCATCGCCGGGGAAGAGCGACGCCGTGTGCCCGTCGGCGCCCATGCCCAGCAGGACGACGTCGAACAGCGCGTCTTCCTCGGCGACGCCGAGCCGCGTCGCGAGCGCGCGGAGCGTGGCCTCGTAGCGCTCGGCGCCGTCGGCGGGCGGGCGCTCGCCCTCCATGCGCAGCACCTGTGCGTCGGGCACCGGCACGTGCGCCAGCAGCGTCTCGCGCGCCATGCCGAAGTTGCTGGCGGAGTCGTCGGGCGGGACGCACCGCTCGTCGCCGAAGACGATGTACGTCTGCGCCCACGGCAGCGCTTCGGCGCCCATCGCCACCAGCCGCGCGTGCAGCCTGCGCGGCGTGCTGCCGCCCGAGAGCGCGAGCACGCACTGTCCGCGCGCCGCGACCGCCTCGCGCATCGCCGCGGCCACGCGCGTCGCCGCCTCGTCGGCTACGGCGTCGGCGTCGGCGAGGACGACGAGTTCCGGTCGAATGCGTTGGTCGTGGGGGGCGGACATTCGCGTCAGGGTGGGTTGGCCGATCGGAGAGCAGCAAGGATGAAATCTGAGAAGATCGGATGACCGCCGATGTTCCGTGCGGCGGCTCGGGACGTCGTCCGATACGGAGCCATCCGTCGTTATCAGATCTTGTCCGATCTCATCCTTGCTGCCGTTGCTCTCTTAAAGGGATCGGTCATCGCGACGAGATGCGCGCCGCCTCGAGCGGGCCCCACGTCCCGGCGGGATAGGGATAGACCGCGCGCCGCCCGTCCAGCAGCGGCGCGTACAGCGCCCAGCTGGTCTCCACCTCGTCGGCGTGCACGAACAGCGTCTGGTCGCCCTGCAGCACGTCCAGCAGGAGCGTCTGGTACGCCTCGGGCAGCACCGTGAACACTTCCTTGTAGTTGAAGTGCAGCGGCAGCCGGTGGATGCGGAACGGCTCGCCCGGCGCCTTCACGTCGATGTAGAGGCTGAACCCCTCGTCCGGCTGGAGCGTCAGCAGCAGCGTGTTGCGGTGCAGCGTCCCCATCCCCGCGCCCTGCTCGGCCGCGTCGGCCTGCCCCGAGCGGAACATCCACACCGGCGCGCGGCGGAACTTGATCTCGATCTCCGTCAGCCGGCGCAGCATCCGCTTGCCCGTGCGCAGGTGGAACGGCACGCCCTGCCAGCGCCAGTTCTCGACGTGCAGCGTCAGCGCCGCGAACGTCTCCGTGCGCGAGCTCGGCGCCACGCCCGGCTCCTCGCGGTAGCCCGGCACGTCCTGCGGCCCGTCCTTCCCGTCGATGCGCCCCGGCTCGTACTGCCCGAACACCGCGTCGTCCGGCACCAGCGACCGCACCGCGCGCAGCACCTTCAGCTTCTCGGCGCGCACCGCGTCGGCGTCCAGCCGCGACGGCACCTCCATCGCCACCAGCGCGAAGAGCTGCGACAGGTGGCTCTGCACCATGTCGCGCAGCTGTCCCGCCCCTTCGTAGTACCCCGCGCGCCCCTCGATGCCGAGCGTCTCCGCGACCGTGATCATCACGCTCTCGATGTGGTCGCGGTTCCACAGCGACTCGAACAGCGCGTTGGCGAAGCGGAAGACGAGCAGGTTCTGCACCGTCTCCTTGCCCAGGTAGTGGTCGATGCGGTAGACCTGCCGCTCGTCGAAGGCGCGGTGGATCAGCGCGTTCAGCGCGCGCGCGCTCGCGAGGTCGTGCCCGAACGGCTTCTCGATCACCAGCCGCGACCAGCCGCCGTCCGGGCCGTCGTCGTGGCCCGACTCCGCGCGCGAGAGCCCCGTGCGCCCCAGCGCCTCGATCATCGCCGGGAACACCGTCGGCGGCAGCGAGAGGTAGAACACGCGGCGCGGCGGGATGCCGGCCGCCGCCTCCACCGCCTCGACGCGCGCCTTGAGCGCGGTGAGATCCTCCGCGGTGCCCGTGACGCCGCCGACGTACTTCTTCACCCACGCCTCGACCGCGGCCGGCTCGCCGCCGGCGGCCAGCGCGGCCTCGCGCGCGATCTCCTGCACCGCCGCGTCGTCGAGCGCCGCGTCGCGGCTCGTGCCGACGATCCAGCAGCCCGCCGGCGTGCGCCCGTCGCGATGGTTGGCCCACAGCGCGGGGAGGATCTTCCGCTTCGACAGGTCGCCCGTGACGCCGAAGATCACGAACACCGCCGGATCGCACGCGCGCGTGTCGTCGTGCCGGCTGCCCTCCGCCGGCGCCGTCAGCGCGCTCACGGCGTCGTTCCCGTCGCTGACGTCTTCTGCACCGCGTGCCCGCCGAACTGGTTGCGCAGCGCCGCCAGCATCCGGTCGCCGAAGCCCTCGGCGTCGCGCGAGCGCAGGCGCGCGATGAGCGCGTGCGTGATGACCGGCGCCGGCACGTCGAGCGCGATCGCCTCCGCGACCGTCCACCGTCCCTCGCCCGAGTCGGCGACGACGGGCGCGATCGCGGACAGCCGCCCGTCCTCGTGCAGCGCGCGCGCGGCGAGATCGAGCAGCCAGCTGCGCACGACGCTGCCGTGGCGCCAGATCTCCGCCACCTGCGCGAGGTCGAACGCGTGCGGCGCGTCGCCCATCGTCTCCTTGTGCCGCAGGATGGCGAAGCCCTCGGCCATCGCCTGCATCATGCCGTACTCGATCCCGTTGTGGATCATCTTCGCGAAGTGGCCCGCCCCCACCGGGCCGACGTGGCCCCACCCGCGGTCGGCGGCCGGCGCGAGCGTCTCGAGCGCGGGGCGCAGCGCGGCGATCGCGTCGTCGTCGCCGCCGACCATCAGCGAGTAGCCCTCGGCGAGCCCCCAGATGCCGCCGCTCGTGCCCGCGTCGACGAAGCGCACGCCGCGCGCGCGCAGCGCCTGCGCGCGGCGGATGCTCTCCTGGTAGTTGGAGTTACCGCCGTCGACGACGACGTCGCCACTGTCGAGGAGGGCGCCGAGCGCGGCCACCGTCTGCTCGGTGGGGTCGCCGGCGGGGACCATCACCCACGCCACGCGCGGGCCCGCGCCGAGCTTGGAGACGAGCTCCTCGAGCGCGCCCGCGCCCTCGACGTTCGCGCCCGCGGCGGTGACCGCCGCGCGCACCGCGTCCGGCGACCGGTCGAACGCCACCACCTGGTGCCCGCCGCGCGCCAGGCGCGCCGCCATGTTGGCGCCCATGCGCCCCAGCCCCACCATGCCGATCCGCATCGCGATCCTCCGTGGAGTTGGGGGCAAGATATCGCGGGAGTCAGGCCACGAAACCGAGCTCCACGGCACGGTGCTGCGTACTGCGGATCTTGGTTCGTGCCCTCGGCAGCCGTCGTCGCACCTGGGCTGTTGGCCTTTGGTGAGGATACGGATGCTCCGGATCCGTCGGATCATGCGGATCGATTTTCGATGCGCACAGGACGTCGCCGCCACGCGGAGCGATCCGAAGCATCCGCTGCATCCGGAGCATCCGTATCCTCCCCAAGAGCCCAAGGGGCCCGGCGCGACGGTGCATGCTCAGGATCCGCAGCCCCGCGCACACCGGATGCCGCCGTAACAGGCGACCGCCCCCGTCCGTAGTCTTCCCCAGGGACCGCCCGTCCGGCACATTAGGCCGTCCCCGTCCTCCTCTCGGAGCTTTCGCATGGGCCTCGGCGGCTTCTTCCGCAAGCAGTTCATCGACGTCATCCAGTGGACCGAGAGCGAGCAGGGCGTGCTCGCCTGGCGGTTCCCGATGGCCGACATGGAGATCCAGAACGGCGCCTCGCTCACCGTCCGCGAGTCGCAGCTGGCCGTCTTCGTGAACGAGGGGCGCGTCGCCGACACGTTCCAGCCCGGCCGCTACACGCTCGGCACGCAGACGCTGCCGCTGCTCACGAACCTCATGAACTGGGACAAGTTCTTCGAGTCCCCGTTCAAGTCCGACGTCTACTTCTTCTCCACGCGCGTGCAGACCGCGCAGCGCTGGGGGACGCAGAACCCCGTCACCATCCGCGACAAGGACTTCGGGATGGTGCGGCTGCGCGCGTTCGGCATGTACAGCTGGCGCGTCGCCGACCCGGTGGCCTTCATGCAGGCGATGAGCGGCACGCGCGAGGAGTACCGCGTCGCCGACGTCGAGCCGCACCTGAAGAACCTCGTCGTCTCGCGCATGTCCGAGGCGTTCGCGCAGAGCGCGGTGCCGTTCCTCGACATGGCGGCCAACACCTTCGCCGTCGGCAAGGCGATCGAGGCGCAGCTCGCGCCCGCGTTCAAGGAGCTCGGCCTCGCGCTGGAGTCGTTCACCGTCGAGAACCTGTCGCTCCCCGAGGAGCTGCAGAAGCGGCTCGACGAGCGCATCGGCATGAACATGGTCGGCAACCTGGGCGACTACACGCGCTTCCAGGCCGCGCAGGCGATCCCGATCGCCGCCGCCAACGAGGGCGGCGGCGGCGTGGCCGGCCTGGGCGCGGGGCTTGGCGCCGGCGCGATCATCGGGCAGTCGATGGCGCAGGCGATGGGCGGTGGCGGTCAGGCCCCGCCGCCGCCGACCGCGCCCGGTGGCGTGCCCACGCCGCCGAGCGGGCCGCCGACCGGCGCCGGGATGTCGCCCGGCGCGCCGGCCGACGCGCCGGCGTCGCGCGCCGCGGGCGCCGACACGAAGTTCTGCATGCACTGCGGCAAGTCGATCCCGCGCAGCGCCAAGTTCTGCCCGGAGTGCGGAGGGACCCAGGAGTGACCCTGCCCGCCGACGTGGGCGGCGTGGAGTGGGTGCTCGAGGCGTTCGGGTGCGACGCGGCGCGCCTGCGCGACGCGCGCGCGCTCGGCGCGCTCGTGGACGAGCTGGTGGCGACGCTCGCGCTGCGTCCCGTGGCGCCGGCGCAGTGGCACCAGTTCCCGGGGCCCGCGGGGATCACGGGCCTCGTGCTGCTGGCCGAGTCGCACCTCGCCGTGCACACCTTTCCCGAGCACGCGTCGCTCTGCCTGAACCTGTTCTGCTGCGTGCCGCGCGCGGAGTGGGACTGGGCCAACGGCCTCGCGCGCCACGTCGGCGCGACCGACGTGCGCGTGCGGCGGCTGGAGCGGGCATACGCGGGGCGACCGGCGACCGTCGGCGCATGACCGGACGCACCGCCAACTGCCCGAACTGCGGCGCGCCGGTCCTCTTCATCTGGTCCGGCGCCGTGCAGACCACGTGCGCCTACTGTCAGTCGGTGCTCGTGCGCCACGACGTGGACCTGATGCGCGTCGGCACGGTCGGCGACGTGCCGCCCGACGCGTCGCCCATCCAGCGCGGCGCCACGGGCCGCTGGCGCAACCGCGGCTTCACGGTCGTCGGCCGCATCGTCTACGAGCACGCGCGCGGCGCCTGGAGCGAGTGGCACCTGCGCTTCGACGACGGCAAGGGCGGCTGGCTCTCCGACGCGCAGCTGGAGTGGGCGGTGACGGAGCTCGTCGAGCCGACGCCCGCGCTGCCGCGCGATCCGCTGGGGCAGGGGCGGGGGATCATGCGCGGCATGACGCTGCAGCACGGCGGCGAGATGTACACCGTCACGTCGGTGACGCGCGCGCGCTACCGCGGCGTCGAGGGGGAGCTCCCCTTCGTCTACTGGGACAAGGCCGAGGTGCCGTTCGCGGACCTGCGCACGCCGTCGGCGCGCTTCGCGACCATCGACTACAGCGAGGACCCGCCGCTCTTCTTCGCCGGCGAGTTCGTGACCTTCGAGAGCCTGCAGCTGGGCGGGCTGCGCGAGTTCGAGGGATGGCCGCTCCCGCGCTGACCGCGCGCGCCGTCCGCGCGCTGAGCTGCCCCAGCTGCGGCGCGGCGATCGTGCTGCGCGGCTTCGCGTGGACGCAGACCGTCGCCTGCGCGAGCTGCACCGCGGTGCTCGACGCGAAGGACCCGAACCTCGCGATCCTCCAGGGCGCCGCCGCGCGCATGCGCGTCGCGCCGCTGATCCCGCTCGGCGCCCGCGGCGAGTGGCGCGGCGCGCCGTACGAGGTGATCGGCTTCCAGCAGCGCACGATCCGCTCGGGCGGGGGGACGTGGTCGTGGCGCGAGTACCTGCTGTTCAACCCGTACCACGGCTTCCGCTACCTCACCGAGTACGACGGCCACTGGAACGACGTCGTGCCGCTGCAGGCGCTGCCCGAGGTGGGCGGGCTCGCGCACCCGGTCGCGCGCTACGGCGGCGAGAGCTTCAGGCACTTCCAGACGGCGCGCGTCGAGACGACGTTCGTGATCGGCGAGTTCCCGTGGGAGGTGCGCACGGGCGACCACGTCGAGGTGCGCGACTACGTGGCGCCGCCGCGCGCGCTGAGCGCCGAGTCGACCGACGACGAGACGACGTGGTCGCTGGGGACGTACGTCGACGGCGACGCGGTCTGGCGCGCCTTCAAGGTCGAGGGGAAGCCGCCCGCGCCGAAGGGCATCTACAGCAACCAGCCGTCGCCCCACAGGGGGAAGGTGGCGGCGCTGTGGACGACGTTCGCGGTGCTCGTCGCGCTGCTGATGGTGACGCTGCTCGGCCGCGCGGTCACCGCGCGCAACGCGGAGGCGTTCTCGCGGCAGTACGTCTTCCGCGGCACGTCGGCGGACGTCGCGGCGCCCACGTCGGCGATCGACTCGGTGACGCGCGGCGCGGGGACGGCCTTCGTGACGCCCGCGTTCACGCTGGACGGCGCGCAGTCCAACGTCGTCGTCGAGACCGACGCGAGCGTGGACAACCAGTGGCTCTACGTGGAGTACGCGCTGATCAACGAGGCCACCGGGCAGGTGTACGACTTCGGCCGCGAGGTGAGCTACTACAGCGGCACCGACAGCGACGGCCGATGGAGCGAGGGCTCGCGCACCGACCGTGCGCGCATCGGCGCGGTGCCGGGCGGGCGCTACTTCCTGCGCGTCGAGCCGTCGGGCGACGCGGCGGGGCGCAGCATCGCGTACACGGTGCGCGTGCGCCGCGACGTCCCGAACCTCGTCTACTACCTGCTCGGCCTGATCGCGCTGGCGATCCCGCCGGTGCTCGGCACGCTGCGCGCGGCGAGCTTCGAGACCCGGCGGTGGGCGGAGAGCGACCACGCGCCTTCCAGCAGCGACGACGAGGACGACGACGAATGAGGACGCCGCTCTACGCCATCTTCGGCCTGCTGGTGCTGGCCGGCGCCGCCTGGGCCGACCTGCGCGGCTGGACGCCGATCCGCGCCGGCGAGGCGCGCGTGGGCCCGCGCTCCGTGCGCGAGAACCCCGGCGCCTACCGGACGGTCTACCGCAGCTCCACGCGCTACCGGCTGGGCAAGTAGCCGAGCATCCGCCAGCCGCCGCCTCCCCGACCCGGACCCGAGCATGACCTACGACCTCTCGACCAACCTGATCGCGGCGGTGCTGTTCGCGCTGCTCGGCATCGTCATCTTCGTGATCGCCTTCGTGGTGGTGGACAAGCTGACGCCGGGCGACCTGTGGCACGACATCATCCGCGACAAGAACACCGCGATGGCGATCGTGATGGCGGGGATCGCGATCGGGCTGTCCATCATCATCGCGGCGGCGATTCATTGAAGGCTGCGTGCATCGTGCTGCGTGAACGTCCTCGGGACGCCCCTCACGCAGCACGGAGCACGCAGCACGCAGCTTCCGTAGCCGAGATGGAATCCAAGGCAGAGAGTGCTCGTCCAATGGCGGTGGCGTTGTTCGTCACCGTGTTGTTGATCGCCGCCTGCGGGCTCGTCTACGAGCTCGTCGCCGGCGCGCTCGCCAGCTACCTGCTCGGCGACAGCGTCACGCAGTTCTCGACGGTCATCGGGACGTACCTGTTCGCGATGGGCATCGGCAGCTGGCTGTCGCGCTACGTCGGCCGCGGGATCGTGGCGCGCTTCGTCACCATCGAGCTGCTGGTGGCGGTCGTGGGCGGGTTCAGCTCGACGCTGCTCTTCCTGGCGTTCGCGTACACGGACGCGTTCCGGCTGACGCTCTACCTGCTGGTGGGCGTGATCGGCACGCTGGTGGGGCTGGAGGTGCCGCTGCTGATGCGCATCCTGCGCCACCAGTTCGACTTCAAGGACGTCGTCGCGAACGTCCTCACCTTCGACTACCTGGGCGCGCTCGGCGCGTCGCTGCTCTTTCCGCTGGTGCTGGTGCCGCGGCTGGGGCTCGTGCGCGCGGCGCTGCTGTTCGGGCTCGTCAACGCGCTGGTCGCGGTGTGGAGCATCTGGCTCTTCCGCGACCGGCTGGGCGCGCGCCGCGGGCTGGTCGCCGCGAGCGCGGTCGTGCTGCTCCTGCTCACCGCCGGCATGTGGCGCGCCGAGCGGATCACGCAGTTGGCCGAGGAGAGCCTGTACGCGGACGACGTCGTGCTGGCACGCAACACGCGCTACCAGCGCATCGTGCTCACCGCGTGGAAGGACGACCTGCGGCTCTTCCTCAACGGGCACCTGCAGTTCTCGTCGCGCGACGAGTACCGCTACCACGAGGCGCTCGTGCATCCGGGGCTGAGCGCGCTCCCGAACGCGCGACGCGTGCTGGTGCTGGGCGGCGGCGACGGGCTCGCGGTGCGCGAGATCCTGCGCTACCCGGGCGTGCGGGAGGTCGTGCTGGTGGACCTCGACCCGGCGATGACGCAGCTGTTCACGACGCACCCGCGGCTGACGGCGCTGAACGCGAACGCGCTGAAGGACCCGCGCGTGCGCGTGGTGAACGACGACGCCTTCGTCTGGCTGGCCGCGAGCCCCGACGTGTTCGACTTCGTCGTCGTCGACTTCCCCGACCCGTCGAACTACGCGGTGGGGAAGCTGTACACGGTGGCGTTCTACCGCCTGCTGGCGCGCCACGTGAGCCGCGACGGGCTGGCGGTGGTGCAGAGCACCTCGCCGCTGTTCGCGCGCCGCTCGTACTGGAGCATCGTGGCCACGCTGCGCGCGGCGGGGATGGCGACCTATCCGTACCACCTCTACGTGCCGTCGTTCGGCGAGTGGGGCTTCGCGCTCGTGCGCCCGAACGGCGGCGAGGGCTACGTGCCGCCCGCGACGCTGCCCGCGGGGCTGCGGTATCTCACGCCGCGCGAGCTGCCGCAGCTGTTCGCGTTCGCGACCGACATGCTGCCCGTGCCCGCGCGCCCGAACCGCCTCAACGACCAGGCGCTGGTCCGGTACTACGAGGAAGATTGGGCAGCGATGAATCGATGAGCGTCGAGCGTCGAGCGTCGAGCGACGAGCGAGACCCCTCGACGCTCGTCGCTCGACGCTCGACGCTTTCCCGACGTGAGCTGCTGGTGGGCGCAGCCGCCATGGCCGGCGTCGCGGCGCTCGCGGGCGCGCCTGCCCTCGTCCGCCTCACGCGCAAGGCTCCCCGCCCCCTCGCGGGCGCCCTCCTCGACGACTCCAGCGCCGCCGGCCACGGGCTGCGCGACGGACGCGCCGACGTCGCGGTGCGCCGTGTCGTGCGCACGCCCGTCGTCATCGTCGGCGGCGGCGTCGCCGGGCTCTCGGCCGCGTGGTGGATGCAGCGGCAGGGGATGCGCGACTTTGTCGTGCTGGAGCTGGCGCGGAACGCGGGCGGCAACGCGCGCGGCGGCGAGAACGCCGTCAGCGCGTACCCGTGGGGCGCGCACTACG from Roseisolibacter agri includes:
- a CDS encoding DUF350 domain-containing protein, encoding MTYDLSTNLIAAVLFALLGIVIFVIAFVVVDKLTPGDLWHDIIRDKNTAMAIVMAGIAIGLSIIIAAAIH
- a CDS encoding polyamine aminopropyltransferase, whose protein sequence is MESKAESARPMAVALFVTVLLIAACGLVYELVAGALASYLLGDSVTQFSTVIGTYLFAMGIGSWLSRYVGRGIVARFVTIELLVAVVGGFSSTLLFLAFAYTDAFRLTLYLLVGVIGTLVGLEVPLLMRILRHQFDFKDVVANVLTFDYLGALGASLLFPLVLVPRLGLVRAALLFGLVNALVAVWSIWLFRDRLGARRGLVAASAVVLLLLTAGMWRAERITQLAEESLYADDVVLARNTRYQRIVLTAWKDDLRLFLNGHLQFSSRDEYRYHEALVHPGLSALPNARRVLVLGGGDGLAVREILRYPGVREVVLVDLDPAMTQLFTTHPRLTALNANALKDPRVRVVNDDAFVWLAASPDVFDFVVVDFPDPSNYAVGKLYTVAFYRLLARHVSRDGLAVVQSTSPLFARRSYWSIVATLRAAGMATYPYHLYVPSFGEWGFALVRPNGGEGYVPPATLPAGLRYLTPRELPQLFAFATDMLPVPARPNRLNDQALVRYYEEDWAAMNR
- a CDS encoding DUF4178 domain-containing protein; protein product: MAAPALTARAVRALSCPSCGAAIVLRGFAWTQTVACASCTAVLDAKDPNLAILQGAAARMRVAPLIPLGARGEWRGAPYEVIGFQQRTIRSGGGTWSWREYLLFNPYHGFRYLTEYDGHWNDVVPLQALPEVGGLAHPVARYGGESFRHFQTARVETTFVIGEFPWEVRTGDHVEVRDYVAPPRALSAESTDDETTWSLGTYVDGDAVWRAFKVEGKPPAPKGIYSNQPSPHRGKVAALWTTFAVLVALLMVTLLGRAVTARNAEAFSRQYVFRGTSADVAAPTSAIDSVTRGAGTAFVTPAFTLDGAQSNVVVETDASVDNQWLYVEYALINEATGQVYDFGREVSYYSGTDSDGRWSEGSRTDRARIGAVPGGRYFLRVEPSGDAAGRSIAYTVRVRRDVPNLVYYLLGLIALAIPPVLGTLRAASFETRRWAESDHAPSSSDDEDDDE